From Aphis gossypii isolate Hap1 unplaced genomic scaffold, ASM2018417v2 Contig00711, whole genome shotgun sequence, the proteins below share one genomic window:
- the LOC126555112 gene encoding uncharacterized protein LOC126555112 encodes MPIIRVSDKEKIKLLKVLDSRKPVACAFRNWDLCEYPVLPQNTSHSWTVKSSSLLEKPRFALIGLQTNRKNNLFNPSGRFDHCYLKNLKVHLNSEVYPYEDFRADFTNNVTAILYKTYAEFQKSYYEREYSDPLLPKNIFQQFVPIEVVDLSRQNDNVKSSTIDLRIEFETDKAIPAKTAAYCLILHDQIITYNPFNGDVRKL; translated from the coding sequence ATGCCCATCATCAGAGTTagtgataaagaaaaaataaaactgttaaaagtATTAGACTCTCGTAAACCAGTTGCGTGTGCGTTCAGAAATTGGGACTTGTGCGAGTATCCAGTTCTCCCTCAGAACACTTCTCATTCGTGGACGGTAAAATCAAGCAGTTTGTTGGAGAAACCTAGATTTGCATTAATCGGACTTCAAAccaatcgaaaaaataatttatttaatccatCAGGACGATTCGATCACTGCTATTTGAAAAACCTAAAAGTACATTTAAACTCTGAAGTATATCCATATGAAGATTTTCGTGCAGATTTCACAAACAATGTTACTGCTATATTGTACAAGACATATGCTGAATTCCAGAAATCGTACTACGAGAGAGAGTATAGTGACCCTTTActtcctaaaaatatttttcaacaatttgtaCCTATCGAAGTCGTGGATTTATCACGACAGAATGACAACGTAAAATCATCGACTATAGATTTACGAATTGAATTCGAAACAGACAAGGCCATTCCAGCAAAAACGGCAGCTTATTGTCTCATTTTACACgatcaaattataacttataacccgTTTAATGGTGATGTAAGGAAATTGTAa
- the LOC126555111 gene encoding uncharacterized protein LOC126555111 has product MDEMYLDVAGGYEEDCKITQMQYHSFLPYSTTALSNNDEIRISIQNMDAYSLPCESYLYIEGKLNISADITAEKGEFNFTNNGLAFLFSEIRYEINGVEIQKLKSPGISSSLKGFCSHTPSELNNLQNAAWDVDMDASENKHFMLNNKFAGCIPLKHLFGFCEDYKKILLNCNQQIILNRSSTYFDALYVLTTTPNEKLKK; this is encoded by the coding sequence ATGGATGAAATGTATTTGGACGTAGCTGGTGGATATGAAGAAGATTGCAAAATAACTCAAATGCAGTACCACTCTTTCCTTCCGTATTCGACTACAGCTTTATCCAATAACGATGAAATTAGAATATCTATTCAAAATATGGACGCTTACTCTTTGCCTTGCGAGAGCTATCTTTACATTgaaggtaaattaaatatatctgcAGATATTACAGCAGAGAAGGGTGAATTCAACTTTACAAATAATGGCTTagcgtttttattttctgaaatcCGATATGAAATTAACGGAgtggaaatacaaaaattaaaatctcctGGAATATCTTCGAGTCTTAAAGGTTTTTGCTCGCACACTCCGAGCGAATTGAACAATCTACAAAATGCTGCTTGGGACGTAGATATGGATGCCagtgaaaataaacatttcatgttaaataacaaattcgcTGGTTGTATCCCGCTCAAACACTTGTTTGGATTTTgtgaagattataaaaaaatactactcaACTGtaatcaacaaataattttaaacagatCATCTACATATTTTGATGCGTTGTATGTTTTGACGACAACTCCtaatgaaaaacttaaaaagtag
- the LOC126555113 gene encoding uncharacterized protein LOC126555113, with product MSQLRYPPGTNHNARRATFVPADLNQANNLIDCNTFFIDSNVYLHIVLDPELLFNCVVCITSNSQCVKISVELFQSINTLLNNVNFRLPSHLLLKEFKLMSIEEFNGVNILSIKCLQQDQNVQSTKENVKKILQLSDAMEEVIQMKNMYVRSASLLQACKISMFLGKEMALPKDTKISDVEDYLEHIEDKKLKESISVQGTCLIADLKIKALKQLVRGWLSSSPETEAEVNRPRTRAFVARERAKASRRLSYLK from the exons ATGAGCCAACTGCGTTATCCACCCGGTACCAACCACAACGCACGACGTGCTACGTTCGTGCCCGCCGACCTGAACCAA GCTAATAATCTGATCGATTGTAACACATTCTTTATTGATAGCaatgtttatttacatattgtcTTAGATCCGGAACTTTTGTTTAATTGTGTTGTTTGTATTACAAGTAACTCTCAGTGCGTGAAAATAAGTGTTGAATTGTTTCAATCCATAAATACACTTCTTAACAACGTAAACTTTAGACTTCCATCGCACTTACTGTTAAAGGAGTTTAAATTGATGTCAATAGAGGAATTCAACGGTGTCAACATTCTGTCAATCAAATGCTTGCAGCAAGACCAGAATGTGCAGTCGACTAAGGAGAATGTTAAAAAGATTTTACAATTGAGCGATGCCATGGAAGAAGTTATTcagatgaaaaatatgtatgttcgGTCCGCTTCATTGCTTCAGGCCTGTAAGATTTCAATGTTTCTGGGAAAGGAAATGGCGTTACCCaaagatacaaaaataagCGATGTTGAGGATTATCTGGAGCACATTGAGGACAAGAAATTGAAAGAGAGTATTTCAGTCCAAGGTACTTGCTTAATAGCAGATTTAAAGATTAAAGCACTCAAACAATTGGTAAGGGGCTGGTTATCTTCTTCACCCGAAACTGag gctgAAGTCAACAGACCGAGGACAAGAGCATTTGTAGCGCGTGAAAGGGCAAAGGCAAGCCGTAGATtaagttatttgaaataa